The proteins below come from a single Mercenaria mercenaria strain notata chromosome 3, MADL_Memer_1, whole genome shotgun sequence genomic window:
- the LOC123523323 gene encoding uncharacterized protein LOC123523323 isoform X1 gives MSGSRCRSENQVTPVLTNDTVYSPMPERSTNGWQRSTSDRRRHTFESDSFPVHGDERYESDGYHLSRYWAAYPDGKVTPDIKAILRTGTPKGKVTPSTRALFRL, from the exons ATGTCTGGATCAAGATGTAGGAGCGAAAACCAAGTCACACCCGTTTTGACAAATGACACTGTGTATTCTCCTATGCCAGAG AGATCTACAAATGGATGGCAGAGATCAACAAGTGATCGTCGACGTCACACATTTGAGAGCGATTCTTTTCCTGTTCATGGTGACGAACGATATGAGA GTGACGGCTATCATTTAAGTAGATACTGGGCTGCTTATCCAGACGGAAAAGTAACACCTGACATAAAAGCAATTCTCC GCACTGGAACTCCAAAAGGAAAAGTAACGCCGTCAACAAGAGCTTTGTTTCGTCTCTAG
- the LOC123523323 gene encoding uncharacterized protein LOC123523323 isoform X2, with the protein MSGSRCRSENQVTPVLTNDTVYSPMPERSTNGWQRSTSDRRRHTFESDSFPVHGDGYHLSRYWAAYPDGKVTPDIKAILRTGTPKGKVTPSTRALFRL; encoded by the exons ATGTCTGGATCAAGATGTAGGAGCGAAAACCAAGTCACACCCGTTTTGACAAATGACACTGTGTATTCTCCTATGCCAGAG AGATCTACAAATGGATGGCAGAGATCAACAAGTGATCGTCGACGTCACACATTTGAGAGCGATTCTTTTCCTGTTCATG GTGACGGCTATCATTTAAGTAGATACTGGGCTGCTTATCCAGACGGAAAAGTAACACCTGACATAAAAGCAATTCTCC GCACTGGAACTCCAAAAGGAAAAGTAACGCCGTCAACAAGAGCTTTGTTTCGTCTCTAG